One genomic window of Providencia hangzhouensis includes the following:
- a CDS encoding SmdA family multidrug ABC transporter permease/ATP-binding protein, with amino-acid sequence MRLFSQLGWYFLSEWRRYLGAVCFLIIIAILQLVPPRIVGVVVDGISKGAMPTKQLITYVLIMLLIALVVYGLRYIWRLWLFGASYKLAVQLRQKFYRQLSLQNQAFYHKYRTGDLIARTTNDVDRVVFAAGEGVLTLVDSLVMGCAVLIMMSVEISWQLTLLALIPMPIMALIIKRYGDQLHQRFKHAQGAFSSLNNHAQESLTSIRMIKAFGLEDHQSNQFEQVATEAGRRNMHVAKVDARFDPTIFMAIGMANLLAIAGGSWMVLNDTLTLGELTSFVMYLGLMIWPMLALAWMFNIVERGSAAYSRILSLLNEPLVIQDGSHSLQPEKGNLNVNIINFSYPETKRIALHDIKFDLKPGQFLGLCGPTGSGKSTLLTLLQRQFDVTEGAVCYQGLSLPEIRLDEWRARLSIVNQSPFLFSDTVAGNIALGRPNATQDEIEQAARIACVHDDILRLPEGYSTQVGERGVMLSGGQKQRISIARAILQNAEILVLDDALSAVDGQTEFTILQNLSHWRQGRTMIISAHRLSALVEADNIIVLSQGAIVSRGKHEALIEQSGWYKDMYQYQQIEAALDGEL; translated from the coding sequence GTGCGATTATTTTCACAACTAGGTTGGTATTTTTTGAGTGAATGGCGGCGCTATCTCGGCGCTGTTTGCTTTTTAATTATCATTGCTATTTTACAATTAGTTCCTCCACGCATTGTTGGTGTTGTCGTTGATGGAATAAGTAAAGGAGCAATGCCGACAAAGCAATTAATCACTTATGTTTTAATCATGCTGTTGATTGCATTGGTTGTGTATGGGTTGCGGTATATTTGGCGTTTATGGTTATTTGGTGCTTCTTATAAGTTAGCTGTACAGTTACGACAAAAGTTTTATCGGCAATTAAGTCTGCAGAATCAAGCGTTTTACCATAAGTATCGAACGGGAGACCTAATTGCACGTACAACGAATGATGTTGACCGAGTCGTGTTTGCAGCTGGTGAAGGTGTTTTAACATTAGTTGACTCATTGGTGATGGGGTGTGCGGTGCTCATCATGATGAGTGTTGAAATTAGTTGGCAGCTTACTTTACTAGCACTTATTCCAATGCCAATTATGGCATTAATCATTAAACGGTATGGAGACCAGCTTCATCAGCGCTTCAAGCATGCTCAAGGGGCATTTTCGTCTTTAAATAATCATGCGCAAGAAAGTTTAACAAGTATTCGTATGATTAAAGCTTTTGGCCTTGAAGATCATCAATCAAATCAATTTGAACAGGTTGCTACTGAGGCAGGGCGTCGCAATATGCATGTTGCTAAAGTTGATGCGCGTTTTGACCCCACCATTTTTATGGCGATTGGTATGGCAAATTTACTCGCTATTGCAGGTGGAAGCTGGATGGTATTAAACGATACATTGACGTTAGGTGAATTAACGAGCTTTGTAATGTATCTAGGGTTAATGATTTGGCCGATGTTAGCGCTTGCTTGGATGTTTAATATCGTTGAACGAGGTAGTGCGGCTTATAGCCGTATTCTAAGTTTACTCAATGAACCGTTAGTCATTCAGGATGGTTCGCATTCATTACAGCCTGAAAAGGGAAACTTGAATGTGAATATTATCAACTTTAGTTATCCAGAAACTAAGCGAATAGCATTACATGATATTAAGTTTGATTTAAAACCTGGACAATTTTTGGGGCTTTGTGGACCGACGGGGTCTGGAAAATCAACGTTGTTGACGTTATTACAGCGTCAATTTGATGTGACGGAAGGGGCGGTTTGCTATCAAGGCTTATCACTACCCGAAATCCGTTTAGATGAATGGCGTGCTCGGTTATCTATCGTAAATCAGTCCCCATTTTTATTTTCAGATACAGTTGCTGGCAATATCGCGCTTGGGCGGCCTAATGCCACTCAAGATGAAATTGAACAGGCTGCGCGTATAGCTTGTGTACATGATGATATTTTACGTTTACCTGAAGGCTATTCCACTCAGGTTGGTGAGCGCGGTGTCATGCTATCTGGCGGGCAGAAACAACGAATTTCTATTGCAAGGGCCATCTTGCAAAATGCAGAAATCTTGGTGTTAGATGATGCGCTTTCTGCCGTTGATGGGCAGACCGAGTTTACAATTTTACAAAATTTAAGCCATTGGCGGCAGGGTAGGACTATGATAATTAGCGCCCATCGTCTATCTGCATTGGTAGAGGCAGACAATATTATTGTGTTATCTCAAGGTGCTATTGTTAGTCGAGGTAAACATGAAGCGCTTATTGAGCAATCGGGTTGGTATAAAGATATGTATCAGTATCAACAGATTGAAGCTGCTCTGGATGGTGAGCTATGA
- a CDS encoding SmdB family multidrug efflux ABC transporter permease/ATP-binding protein, whose protein sequence is MSQKKPLWPALKRLLGYGKAYRGTMGIAIAMLWLAAIAEVSGPLLISYFIDNMIAKKQIIMPLALYMAVGFILLQVIAALLHYYQIILFNKASVGVVQTLRTDVMNAALRQPLSAFDKQPVGQLISRVTNDTEVIKDLFVMVVPTVFRSLALICAMLVAMFSLEWRMASIAVMIFPAVFVVMLVYQRLSTPIVRRVRSYLADINNGFNEVINGMTVIQQFIQQARFGEKMQSISQDHYFARMKALKLDGLLLRPLLSLLSASVLCGLLLLFGFEGTTTIGVGVLYAFINYLGRLNEPLIELTSQQSMLQQAVVSGERVFELMDSPQQGYGESIEPLQGGSISINHLSFAYRDNKMVLKDINLQVPDNNFVALVGHTGSGKSTIANLIMGYYPWQEGDILLDGRNLSSLSHQVLRNGIAMVQQDPVVLAASFFDNVALGREISQDKVWEVLETVQLAGLVRGLPDGLDTVLGEQGNTLSVGQRQLLAMARVLVVTPKILILDEATANIDSGTEQAIQKALRVIRQHTTLVVIAHRLSTIVDADQVVVLHRGAIVEQGKHLQLLQQKGRYYQMYQLQQVGESLNAHSDAEIEAIPS, encoded by the coding sequence ATGAGCCAAAAGAAACCGCTATGGCCAGCACTCAAGCGTTTGCTTGGTTATGGAAAAGCATACCGAGGAACCATGGGTATTGCCATTGCAATGCTATGGTTAGCCGCTATTGCAGAAGTTAGTGGGCCTCTGCTAATCAGCTATTTTATTGATAACATGATAGCGAAAAAACAAATCATCATGCCACTTGCTTTATATATGGCAGTTGGTTTTATATTGCTCCAAGTTATTGCAGCGTTATTACATTACTATCAAATTATTTTATTTAATAAAGCCTCTGTGGGGGTAGTGCAAACATTACGTACAGATGTGATGAATGCAGCCCTTCGACAGCCCCTAAGTGCATTCGATAAGCAACCTGTTGGCCAATTAATTTCACGAGTTACAAATGATACTGAAGTTATTAAAGATCTATTTGTGATGGTTGTGCCGACAGTATTTCGTAGTTTAGCCCTGATTTGTGCCATGTTAGTTGCTATGTTTTCATTGGAATGGCGTATGGCATCAATTGCAGTGATGATTTTTCCTGCAGTATTTGTGGTAATGCTTGTTTATCAGCGTTTAAGTACGCCCATTGTGCGCCGTGTGAGATCTTATCTTGCAGATATTAATAACGGTTTTAACGAAGTCATTAATGGAATGACAGTTATTCAGCAATTTATCCAACAGGCTAGGTTTGGCGAAAAAATGCAAAGTATTAGCCAAGACCATTATTTTGCAAGAATGAAAGCATTAAAACTTGATGGCTTACTATTAAGGCCATTACTAAGTTTACTTTCAGCTTCAGTATTGTGTGGCTTGCTATTGCTATTTGGGTTCGAAGGAACGACTACCATTGGTGTTGGTGTCTTATATGCATTTATTAACTATTTAGGTCGCTTGAATGAGCCGCTTATTGAGTTAACTTCTCAGCAATCAATGCTTCAGCAAGCTGTTGTTTCTGGTGAGCGTGTATTTGAATTAATGGATAGTCCGCAGCAAGGTTATGGTGAAAGTATTGAGCCATTACAAGGAGGTTCAATCTCAATTAACCATTTATCTTTCGCTTACCGTGATAACAAAATGGTACTTAAAGATATTAATTTACAAGTGCCTGATAATAACTTCGTTGCATTAGTCGGTCATACAGGCAGCGGTAAAAGTACCATAGCAAATTTAATTATGGGGTATTACCCGTGGCAGGAGGGAGATATTTTATTAGATGGACGTAATTTGAGTTCACTATCCCACCAAGTATTACGTAATGGTATTGCAATGGTACAACAAGACCCTGTTGTCCTCGCTGCTTCTTTTTTTGACAACGTCGCATTAGGACGTGAGATTAGCCAAGACAAAGTTTGGGAAGTTCTTGAAACTGTTCAGCTTGCTGGGTTGGTTCGTGGCTTACCTGATGGGCTAGATACCGTGCTTGGTGAACAGGGAAATACCCTGTCTGTAGGGCAAAGACAGTTATTAGCGATGGCCCGGGTACTTGTGGTGACACCCAAAATTTTAATTTTGGATGAAGCAACCGCGAATATTGACTCAGGGACAGAGCAAGCGATACAAAAAGCGTTACGAGTGATTCGCCAACATACTACGTTAGTTGTGATCGCCCACCGTTTATCGACAATTGTCGACGCTGACCAAGTCGTTGTGTTACATCGTGGTGCAATTGTTGAGCAAGGTAAACATTTACAGCTTTTGCAACAAAAAGGACGTTATTATCAAATGTACCAGTTGCAGCAAGTTGGAGAATCATTAAATGCCCATAGTGATGCTGAAATTGAGGCTATACCTAGTTAA
- the glnK gene encoding P-II family nitrogen regulator: protein MKYIIAIIKPFKLDEVREALSDIGVQGLTITEVRGFGRQKGHAELYRGAEYTVDFLPKVRMEIAVSDELVEQVIETIEKKAYTGQVGDGKIFILSLEQAVRIRTGEKQDEAL, encoded by the coding sequence ATGAAATATATCATCGCGATCATTAAGCCATTTAAATTAGATGAAGTTCGAGAGGCACTATCAGATATTGGGGTTCAAGGGCTTACGATTACTGAAGTTCGAGGGTTTGGGCGGCAAAAAGGACATGCCGAATTATATAGAGGAGCTGAATATACCGTCGATTTTTTACCTAAAGTACGTATGGAAATAGCGGTTTCTGATGAGTTGGTAGAGCAGGTGATTGAAACAATTGAAAAAAAAGCTTATACGGGCCAAGTCGGGGATGGAAAAATATTTATTTTGTCATTAGAGCAAGCAGTACGTATTCGTACAGGTGAAAAACAAGACGAAGCACTGTAG
- the amtB gene encoding ammonium transporter AmtB: MSKGFQYLFLLISMGGFPITVFAAEETLDKADNAFMMIATALVIFMILPGIALFYGGLLRSKNVLSLMAQTAVIFALVSVIWIVYGYSLAFSEGNDFIGGFSQIMLKNITVDSLSGPIPQFIHVVFQGAFACLTVALVIGALGERIKFSAILIFTVIWTTFAYLPMAHMVWGGGILSQDGALDFAGGTVVHINAAVAGLVGAYLLGHRTGLGKEAIKPHNLPMVFMGTSILFIGWFGFNAGSAGSANSIAALAFVNTIAAAAGAILSWTLAEWIFREKPSLLGACSGCLAGLVGVTPAAGTVGVGGALIIGLLSGLAGLWGVVILKRRLKVDDVCDVFGVHGVCGILGCLLTGVFTSTALGGSGYAEGITMMKQVGIQAISILVCVVWTAIVAYIAFKIAEKTSGLRINVEKEREGLDITSHGESAYN, encoded by the coding sequence ATGAGCAAAGGGTTCCAATACTTATTTTTATTGATATCAATGGGTGGTTTTCCAATAACCGTGTTTGCAGCAGAGGAAACCCTAGATAAAGCTGATAACGCATTTATGATGATAGCGACTGCTTTAGTTATTTTTATGATACTGCCAGGTATCGCATTATTTTATGGTGGGTTACTGAGAAGTAAAAATGTTCTTTCTTTAATGGCTCAAACTGCGGTTATTTTCGCTTTAGTGTCTGTTATTTGGATTGTTTATGGATACAGTTTAGCTTTTAGTGAGGGGAATGATTTTATAGGTGGTTTTAGTCAGATTATGTTGAAAAACATCACTGTAGATAGTTTATCTGGGCCGATCCCTCAATTTATTCACGTTGTATTCCAAGGTGCATTTGCATGCTTAACAGTTGCATTAGTGATAGGTGCACTAGGGGAGCGCATTAAATTTTCTGCAATTTTAATATTTACCGTTATCTGGACTACATTTGCTTATTTACCAATGGCACACATGGTATGGGGCGGCGGTATTTTATCCCAAGATGGTGCACTAGATTTTGCAGGGGGGACGGTTGTTCATATTAATGCGGCTGTTGCAGGTTTAGTTGGTGCTTACTTACTTGGACATCGTACCGGATTAGGGAAAGAAGCCATTAAACCTCATAACTTACCTATGGTATTTATGGGAACCTCTATATTATTTATTGGCTGGTTTGGTTTCAATGCAGGTTCGGCAGGAAGTGCAAATAGTATTGCAGCCTTAGCGTTTGTGAACACTATTGCAGCGGCGGCTGGCGCTATTTTATCATGGACTTTAGCAGAGTGGATTTTCAGGGAAAAACCTTCATTATTAGGTGCTTGCTCTGGGTGCTTGGCCGGGTTAGTCGGTGTTACGCCAGCGGCGGGCACTGTGGGTGTCGGCGGGGCATTAATCATCGGGCTGCTTTCTGGGCTAGCGGGTTTATGGGGGGTTGTGATTTTAAAACGCCGGTTAAAAGTTGATGATGTGTGCGATGTTTTTGGGGTTCATGGTGTCTGCGGAATTTTAGGTTGTTTACTAACGGGGGTGTTTACCTCAACTGCATTAGGTGGAAGTGGCTATGCAGAAGGTATTACGATGATGAAACAAGTGGGAATTCAAGCTATTAGTATTCTAGTTTGTGTTGTTTGGACTGCAATTGTTGCTTATATTGCATTTAAAATCGCAGAGAAAACGTCTGGCTTACGCATTAATGTTGAAAAAGAAAGGGAAGGTTTAGATATTACTTCTCATGGTGAAAGTGCCTACAATTAA
- the tesB gene encoding acyl-CoA thioesterase II — protein MSPELQNLISLIELEKIEEGIFRGQSEDLGLPQVFGGQVVGQAMYAAKQTIPEERAINSFHSYFLRPGDSSRPIVYDVEILRDGGSFSARRVSAIQNGKPIFFMTASFQSQEEGYSHQNLMPDVPPPTKLISQDDIVQSLADKLPEAVKKYALRPTPFEFRPVEFYSPFDSAPQEPFRYIWFKAKGQLPDLPSLHHYLLGYASDYNFLPAALQPHGRGFMERDLQVATIDHSMWFHRPFKIDDWLLYAVESPSASGGRGFVKGQIYNLQGDLVATAVQEGVIRHR, from the coding sequence ATGAGCCCAGAATTACAGAATTTAATTAGCCTAATTGAACTCGAAAAAATTGAAGAAGGGATTTTTCGAGGACAAAGTGAAGACCTTGGATTGCCTCAAGTTTTTGGCGGGCAGGTTGTTGGGCAAGCCATGTATGCTGCGAAACAAACCATACCTGAAGAAAGAGCGATTAATTCTTTTCATAGTTATTTTTTGCGCCCCGGTGACAGCTCTCGTCCTATTGTTTATGACGTTGAAATTTTGCGCGATGGTGGAAGCTTTAGTGCACGCCGAGTAAGTGCCATTCAAAATGGCAAGCCTATCTTTTTTATGACCGCATCATTTCAATCTCAAGAAGAAGGTTATAGCCATCAAAACTTAATGCCGGATGTGCCACCACCGACAAAATTAATTTCTCAAGATGATATTGTTCAAAGTTTGGCTGATAAATTACCGGAAGCAGTTAAAAAATACGCTCTTAGGCCAACTCCCTTTGAGTTTCGCCCTGTTGAGTTTTACAGCCCATTCGATTCCGCCCCTCAAGAACCATTTCGCTATATTTGGTTCAAAGCAAAAGGGCAGCTACCTGACCTACCTTCACTTCATCACTATTTATTAGGTTATGCTTCTGATTACAATTTCCTTCCAGCCGCATTACAACCGCATGGTAGAGGCTTTATGGAACGCGACTTACAGGTTGCAACGATTGACCATTCAATGTGGTTCCATCGTCCATTTAAAATTGATGATTGGTTACTGTATGCCGTAGAAAGCCCTTCAGCATCAGGAGGGAGGGGTTTTGTGAAAGGACAAATCTATAATTTACAAGGTGATCTTGTTGCAACGGCTGTCCAAGAGGGCGTAATCCGCCATAGGTAA
- a CDS encoding YbaY family lipoprotein — protein sequence MKFFRYIVSLLVLLTLVGCEGNSTKPSEKTLNAKNSNNNQTVDSGKIEGRVVILQDTVLPEGAVVTITLADTTVADLPALILSQKYYNSVNNRPTIPFELTYQKSEVRQEGTLVVNATISANGKLLYISDSVVEVINNGITKNVELLMVSAN from the coding sequence ATGAAGTTTTTTCGCTACATTGTTAGCTTATTAGTGCTTTTAACGTTGGTTGGCTGTGAAGGGAATAGCACAAAGCCCAGTGAAAAAACACTTAATGCTAAAAATAGCAATAATAACCAGACGGTAGATTCAGGGAAAATTGAGGGCCGTGTGGTAATCTTACAGGATACTGTTTTACCCGAAGGTGCGGTTGTTACAATCACTTTGGCAGATACAACAGTTGCGGACTTACCTGCTCTAATATTATCTCAAAAATATTATAATTCGGTGAACAATCGGCCGACAATTCCTTTTGAACTAACTTACCAAAAAAGTGAAGTTAGGCAAGAAGGCACGCTAGTTGTGAATGCAACTATAAGCGCAAACGGAAAACTATTGTATATCAGTGATAGTGTTGTAGAGGTTATCAACAACGGTATTACAAAAAATGTTGAATTATTGATGGTCTCTGCGAATTAG
- a CDS encoding HHA domain-containing protein, with protein sequence MTKSDYLMRLRKCTTIETLERVIEKNKYELSDDELELFYSAADHRLAELTMNKLYDKIPASVWKFVR encoded by the coding sequence ATGACCAAATCTGATTATCTGATGCGTTTAAGAAAATGCACCACAATTGAAACACTTGAGCGTGTCATTGAAAAAAATAAGTATGAATTATCTGATGATGAGCTAGAGCTATTCTATTCAGCAGCAGATCACCGCTTAGCTGAACTCACAATGAATAAGCTTTATGATAAAATCCCAGCGTCTGTTTGGAAGTTTGTTAGATAA
- the tomB gene encoding Hha toxicity modulator TomB, with protein sequence MDEYSPKRHDIAELKYLCNSLNRDAILSLQKTNTHWINDLSSPQSAALNELIEHIAAFVWRFKIKYPKENLVISLIEEYLDETYDLFGSPVITLSEIIDWEAMNHSLVAVLDDDLKCLTSKT encoded by the coding sequence ATGGATGAATACTCACCCAAAAGACATGATATAGCAGAACTAAAATACTTATGTAATAGTCTCAATAGAGACGCTATTTTAAGCTTACAAAAAACAAATACACACTGGATTAATGATTTAAGCTCCCCGCAAAGCGCAGCCTTGAATGAACTCATTGAACATATCGCTGCATTTGTATGGCGGTTTAAAATCAAATACCCAAAAGAAAATCTTGTTATATCACTTATCGAAGAATACCTCGATGAGACCTATGATTTATTCGGCAGCCCAGTTATCACACTTAGTGAAATTATAGACTGGGAAGCAATGAATCACAGCCTTGTCGCTGTGCTGGATGATGACCTAAAGTGCCTAACCAGCAAAACTTAA
- the mltD gene encoding murein transglycosylase D — protein MKIIATLIAIVLLAGCQTAPKKIKQNKTPSNHTIETVAPHNQAASRQLPKSDYDLWGYISDELKMDVPDKPQIRELANSYLNKQRFVYDVALRAEPYMYLIVDEINERNLPMELALIPIIESSFNPKATSPAQAAGLWQIVPITARSYGLKQTQWVDERRDVVSSTKAAFDLLENLNVMFGHDWELTLAAYNCGEGCVQNAIKKNEAAGLPTDFWSLSLPKETKQYVPKILALSQVLKNPERYQVNLPTSNKNRALTQIDVGQQITLSQAAELAGLTVESVKTYNSGYTRGITSPSGPHYIMLPTAKAEQFKTSLSDQDVLNTIRLAAQQNQQIKTAQPTAISSARQNRAKIATYKVRKGESVASIAKKFNTTAKDIQKLNGLKTASVIKPGQVLKVASPASTASSRKAKTYKVRKGDSYYSIAKRHGIKLNDLMTWNSGVKMADLKPGVTLNLYL, from the coding sequence ATGAAGATAATCGCGACGCTTATCGCCATTGTTCTGTTGGCCGGATGCCAAACTGCCCCGAAAAAAATTAAGCAGAACAAAACTCCTAGTAATCATACAATTGAAACTGTTGCACCACATAACCAAGCCGCCAGTAGACAATTACCTAAATCTGATTATGACCTATGGGGTTATATTAGTGATGAACTAAAAATGGATGTCCCTGATAAACCTCAAATTAGGGAGTTAGCAAATAGTTATTTAAATAAACAACGTTTTGTCTACGATGTGGCATTAAGAGCTGAGCCATACATGTACCTCATCGTAGACGAAATTAATGAGCGCAATTTACCAATGGAGTTAGCTTTAATTCCTATTATTGAAAGCTCGTTTAATCCTAAAGCAACTTCTCCGGCACAAGCTGCAGGCCTATGGCAAATCGTCCCTATCACGGCTCGCTCATATGGCCTAAAACAAACACAATGGGTTGATGAACGCAGAGATGTCGTTTCTTCAACTAAAGCGGCCTTCGATCTTCTCGAAAACTTAAATGTTATGTTCGGCCATGACTGGGAGCTCACTCTAGCTGCCTATAACTGTGGTGAAGGCTGTGTACAAAATGCTATCAAGAAAAATGAGGCTGCCGGGTTACCAACTGATTTCTGGTCACTCTCTTTACCGAAAGAAACCAAACAATATGTACCAAAAATCTTAGCGCTTAGCCAAGTATTAAAAAATCCTGAAAGGTATCAAGTTAATTTGCCAACAAGTAATAAAAATAGAGCACTCACTCAAATTGATGTTGGCCAACAAATCACGTTATCTCAAGCTGCTGAGTTGGCTGGGTTAACAGTTGAATCGGTAAAAACATATAATTCTGGTTACACTCGCGGTATAACATCACCAAGTGGCCCTCATTATATTATGCTACCTACGGCTAAAGCCGAACAATTCAAAACATCTCTTTCAGACCAAGACGTTTTAAACACGATTCGCTTAGCAGCGCAACAAAATCAGCAGATAAAAACAGCACAACCTACTGCAATTTCTAGTGCGCGTCAAAATCGAGCTAAAATAGCGACATATAAAGTACGCAAAGGCGAATCCGTCGCAAGTATTGCAAAAAAATTCAATACTACTGCGAAAGATATTCAAAAGCTAAATGGATTAAAAACCGCAAGCGTTATCAAACCTGGGCAAGTATTAAAAGTTGCTAGCCCAGCGTCTACAGCAAGTAGCCGTAAGGCAAAAACCTATAAAGTAAGAAAAGGCGATTCCTACTATAGCATTGCTAAGCGTCATGGCATAAAGCTCAATGATTTAATGACTTGGAATTCAGGTGTTAAAATGGCCGACCTGAAACCAGGGGTGACCTTAAACCTCTACCTTTAA
- the gloB gene encoding hydroxyacylglutathione hydrolase, whose product MELIRVPALNDNYIWVLADSHQQCIIVDPAEAEPVLEIITAKRLTPVAILLTHHHNDHTGGVKGILSKFTTLPVFGPKETQSKGATEIVENGDKVIIDEFNLQVISLSGHTSEHIGFYQAPYLFCGDTLFSAGCGRIFEGTPEQMFESIQKIAALPDETLICCAHEYTLSNLKFAHHIWPENEAITQYLQKITQIRDKHQPTVPTTLKIEKKINIFLQCDNPQLQKKLNINLQNPPLRAIFTLLRQLKDQY is encoded by the coding sequence ATGGAGTTAATTCGAGTACCAGCCTTAAACGATAACTACATTTGGGTTTTAGCTGATAGCCACCAACAGTGTATCATCGTTGACCCTGCAGAGGCAGAGCCTGTGCTTGAAATAATTACAGCCAAGCGATTGACCCCAGTCGCAATCCTATTAACTCACCACCATAATGACCATACGGGTGGCGTAAAAGGGATTTTAAGCAAATTTACAACTCTTCCCGTTTTTGGCCCAAAAGAAACTCAATCTAAAGGAGCAACAGAAATAGTCGAAAATGGTGATAAAGTCATAATTGACGAGTTCAACCTACAGGTTATTTCATTATCAGGCCATACATCTGAGCATATTGGCTTTTACCAAGCACCTTATTTATTCTGTGGTGACACCCTATTCTCTGCGGGTTGTGGGCGGATATTTGAAGGAACGCCCGAGCAAATGTTTGAATCTATCCAAAAAATTGCAGCACTCCCTGATGAAACCTTAATTTGTTGTGCTCATGAATATACTTTATCTAATCTCAAATTTGCACACCATATATGGCCTGAAAATGAAGCGATTACACAATATTTACAAAAAATAACGCAAATACGTGACAAACATCAACCAACAGTACCTACCACATTGAAAATAGAGAAAAAAATAAATATTTTTCTGCAATGTGACAACCCTCAACTACAGAAAAAACTCAATATTAATCTACAAAACCCACCTTTAAGAGCAATTTTTACCCTACTGCGTCAATTAAAAGACCAATATTAA
- a CDS encoding class I SAM-dependent methyltransferase, with translation MKPARIDKKIQMPVSWSDIPFGEQYRQAIENQLSPWWPKIFGFHLLKLGHLSTEIQTEGCLISHQFNVGTGDPRFNLVAKPEALPLTQKSIDACLMTHCLAYSHDPHWLLREVDRVLIDDGWLIISGFNPFSLLGMAKLVPVLRKRQPYCSRFFPSVRVFDWLSLLNYEVLYHRNCQIIPWLGANRRVNKSCGGVGVLSVIVARKRTYPLTPTPLKFKQPKVKIGTALGTAKEISKSMKVNDPS, from the coding sequence ATGAAGCCTGCGCGTATTGATAAAAAAATTCAAATGCCTGTTAGTTGGTCTGACATTCCTTTTGGAGAACAATACCGTCAAGCCATAGAAAATCAACTTAGCCCTTGGTGGCCAAAGATATTTGGCTTTCATCTGCTTAAGTTAGGTCATTTAAGTACTGAAATCCAGACCGAAGGCTGTCTTATCTCTCACCAATTTAATGTTGGTACCGGCGATCCGCGTTTTAACCTTGTTGCCAAACCCGAAGCTTTACCATTAACCCAAAAATCTATAGATGCCTGCCTAATGACTCACTGTTTGGCTTATAGCCATGATCCTCATTGGCTCTTACGGGAGGTTGACCGGGTATTAATCGACGATGGCTGGTTAATTATTTCAGGTTTTAACCCTTTCAGTCTTCTTGGAATGGCGAAACTCGTGCCTGTTTTACGTAAACGGCAGCCTTATTGTAGCCGTTTTTTTCCATCCGTTAGGGTATTTGATTGGCTCAGCTTATTAAATTATGAAGTTTTGTATCATCGCAATTGCCAAATAATCCCTTGGCTGGGGGCGAATAGACGAGTGAATAAAAGCTGTGGGGGAGTTGGTGTTTTAAGCGTGATTGTGGCGCGGAAACGGACTTACCCACTAACTCCGACACCACTAAAATTTAAGCAACCAAAAGTTAAGATTGGAACAGCACTCGGTACAGCAAAGGAGATCAGTAAATCAATGAAGGTAAACGACCCTTCTTAG
- the rnhA gene encoding ribonuclease HI has protein sequence MTKQVEIFTDGSCLGNPGPGGYGVVLRYQQHEKTLSEGYFLTTNNRMELLAAIKALESLTRPCDIILTTDSQYVRQGITQWIHGWKRKQWRKADKSPVVNVDLWKRLDDAIQRHTIDWRWVKGHAGHPENEKCDELARAAASAPTKEDTGYQPAQN, from the coding sequence ATGACAAAGCAGGTAGAAATTTTCACGGATGGTTCCTGTTTGGGCAATCCTGGCCCTGGTGGATATGGCGTTGTTTTACGCTACCAACAGCATGAAAAAACGTTGAGTGAAGGTTATTTTTTAACCACAAATAACCGAATGGAACTACTTGCAGCCATCAAAGCATTAGAATCGCTAACAAGACCTTGTGATATTATTTTAACCACTGATAGCCAGTACGTACGACAAGGAATAACACAATGGATCCACGGCTGGAAGCGTAAACAATGGCGAAAAGCAGATAAATCCCCTGTCGTTAATGTCGATTTATGGAAACGCCTCGATGATGCCATCCAACGACATACTATTGATTGGCGTTGGGTTAAAGGCCATGCTGGCCACCCCGAAAACGAGAAATGTGATGAATTAGCTCGAGCTGCGGCTTCAGCACCAACTAAAGAAGACACGGGTTACCAACCCGCACAAAACTAA